One region of Pleuronectes platessa chromosome 18, fPlePla1.1, whole genome shotgun sequence genomic DNA includes:
- the LOC128461198 gene encoding inactive phospholipase C-like protein 2, whose amino-acid sequence MAEFGEKKQCAVGSPVAGWKAASGGAGANPADRGEPVSNGNCSATSDSLRRVQRQSSCESPTWERAGSDSASKTIPRRSSLIKDGTRAGRERKKTVSFSSSLSEKKISSAADCIHSMVEGSELKKIRPNSRVYLRYYLLDAGLQALCWEPSKKESDKARISLAAIREVRTGRNTDTFRTSGVYEQISEDCAFSIIYGDVYENLDLVANSAEVANIWVTGLRYLMQYGKHALDMLASSQDSLRLGWLEQLFSSAADLEGQEDEDEGIRLRSAVKLIQSVNPGVSSGKVEHRFKELKRVRERVSGLSLDNGSGGKDHVETKRPLGKIEQVTKPEFIEVFHDFCTRPEIYFLLVQFSSNKEFLDTKDLMRFLEAEQGMTQVSEETSLKLIQSHEPSEEGRQQGYLSLDGFTSYLTSAACNLLDGEHGAVCQDMSQPLSHYYINSSHNTYLIEDQFKGPSDISGYIRALKMGCRCVEVDVWDGPDEEPVVCTGHTLSPPLSLRCVLEAIGRFAFVASDYPLIVCVENHCSLQQQKTMWKHLMGILGDKLYTNPPDEGDSYLPSPHVLRHRILLKGKKLGPSSDGEDGEVSEDDEGAEMCQRMKAANSGGTTPGGSEKETLQKSIAQFHPPHPPHPPSKQLQLLKELSDLVTLCRSVTFTDFPTSSKIQKPWELCSFHESLAVRLAGESPGDFVNHNKHFLSRVYPNPMRIDSSNMNPQDLWKCGCQIVSMNFQTAGLMMDLNTAWFRQNGNCGYVLRPAIMRQEVSYFSADTRETVPGVSPQLLHVKVISGQNLPKPRGSGAKGDVVDPYVYVEIHGIPADCTERRTRTVIQDGDNPIFDESFEFEINLPELAMVRFVVLDDDFIGDEFIGQYTIPLECLQPGYRHVPLQCLTGEELPHAKLFVHVALTNRRGGGKPHKRGLSVRKARKGRNYTALRDLGVRAVDELFKTVAPLLREATDLRENMQNSVAVFRELCGVSAVANLMQCVLALSSRVSGPDEMPLLLFDLRDQYPALEPQGPLPDVLRRVVSTYELMVQASRAVVDLSDGIYDRILHIQTTAMEFHEKLPSLAAKEGLKGRKVSRALESFSWNITILKGQANLLKRAKAEVQENTKQVHDAALTGNLSKETQGVTRVRSVTRRGQDDKATSSAGGASA is encoded by the exons ATGGCTGAATTCGGGGAGAAGAAGCAGTGCGCCGTCGGTTCCCCGGTTGCGGGCTGGAAAGCTGCGTCAGGAGGAGCCGGAGCGAACCCGGCGGACCGGGGGGAGCCGGTGTCCAACGGGAACTGCAGCGCCACCTCGGACTCGCTGAGGAGGGTCCAGAGGCAATCCAGCTGCGAGTCCCCGACGTGGGAGCGCGCGGGCTCAGACTCAGCATCCAAGACGATCCCTCGACGCAGCAGTCTGATCAAG GATGGGACACGTGCGGGTCGTGAGAGGAAGAAGACGGTGTCCTTCAGCAGCAGCCTGTCAGAGAAGAAGATCAGCAGCGCCGCCGACTGCATCCACTCCATG GTTGAAGGGAGCGAGCTGAAGAAGATCCGGCCCAACTCGCGTGTCTACCTGCGCTACTACTTGCTGGACGCCGGCCTCCAGGCTCTGTGCTGGGAGCCGTCCAAGAAGGAATCAGACAAAGCCCGCATCTCTCTCGCCGCCATACGAGAG GTCCGGACGGGTCGTAACACGGACACCTTCCGCACCAGTGGAGTTTATGAGCAGATCTCCGAGGACTGTGCCTTTTCCATCATCTATGGAGACGTGTATGAAAACCTGGACCTGGTGGCCAACTCTGCTGAAGTGGCAAACATTTGGGTGACTGGACTAAG GTATCTGATGCAGTATGGGAAACACGCCCTGGACATGCTGGCCAGCAGCCAGGACAGCCTTCGTCTCGGCTGGCTCGAGCAGCTGTTCTCCTCGGCCGCTGATTTGGAAGGCCAGGAAGATGAGGACGAAGGGATCCGCTTGCGGTCGGCCGTCAAGCTGATCCAGAGCGTGAACCCTGGCGTGAGCAGTGGGAAAGTGGAGCACAGGTTTAAAGAGCTGaaaagagtcagggagagggtGTCCGGGCTCTCATTGGATAACGGATCCGGTGGTAAAGATCACGTCGAAACCAAAAGACCACTGGGAAAAATCGAGCAAGTCACCAAGCCGGAGTTTATCGAGGTCTTTCACGACTTTTGCACACGTCCAGAGATCTACTTCCTGTTGGTGCAGTTCTCGAGCAACAAGGAGTTCCTGGACACCAAAGACCTGATGAGGTTCCTTGAGGCTGAGCAAGGCATGACTCAA GTGAGTGAGGAGACCAGTCTGAAGCTCATCCAGTCCCACGAGCCGTCGGAGGAAGGCCGGCAGCAGGGCTACCTGTCATTGGACGGCTTCACCAGCTACCTCACTTCAGCGGCGTGCAACCTCCTCGATGGGGAGCACGGCGCCGTGTGCCAGGACATGTCCCAGCCTTTGTCCCACTACTACATCAACTCCTCCCACAACACGTACCTCATCGAGGACCAGTTCAAAGGTCCCTCCGACATCTCCGGCTACATCCGCGCCCTGAAGATGGGCTGTCGATGTGTGGAGGTGGACGTTTGGGACGGCCCTGACGAGGAGCCAGTGGTGTGCACGGGTCACACCCTTTCCCCACCGCTGTCCCTGCGTTGTGTGTTGGAAGCAATCGGACGGTTTGCATTTGTGGCGTCAGATTACCCATTAATTGTGTGTGTTGAGAACCACTGTTCACTTCAACAGCAGAAAACAATGTGGAAACACCTCATGGGAATACTAGGGGATAAGTTATACACAAATCCCCCTGATGAAGGGGACTCTTACCTGCCGTCGCCTCATGTGTTACGGCACCGGATCCTTCTGAAGGGTAAGAAGTTGGGTCCAAGTTCTGACGGCGAGGACGGGGAGGTAAGTGAGGACGATGAAGGGGCAGAGATGTGTCAAAGGATGAAGGCAGCTAATAGCGGTGGGACCACGCCCGGAGGAAGTGAGAAGGAAACGTTGCAGAAAAGCATCGCTCAgtttcatcctcctcatcctccccatCCTCCATCCAAACAGTTGCAGCTCTTGAAGGAGCTGTCCGACCTCGTGACCCTTTGCCGCTCGGTGACCTTCACCGACTTCCCGACATCGTCCAAAATCCAAAAACCTTGGGAGCTGTGTTCCTTTCACGAGTCTCTGGCCGTGCGTCTCGCCGGCGAAAGCCCCGGAGACTTTGTCAATCACAACAAGCATTTCCTGTCGCGGGTGTACCCCAACCCCATGCGCATTGACTCGAGCAACATGAACCCTCAGGACCTGTGGAAGTGCGGGTGCCAAATTGTGTCCATGAATTTTCAGACGGCGGGACTAATGATGGACCTGAACACGGCTTGGTTCCGGCAGAACGGGAACTGCGGCTACGTCCTGCGCCCGGCCATCATGCGGCAGGAAGTGTCGTATTTCAGTGCCGACACCAGAGAGACGGTGCcgggtgtgtctccacagctGCTTCATGTGAAG GTGATCAGTGGCCAGAACCTGCCCAAGCCAAGAGGTTCCGGGGCCAAAGGGGACGTGGTGGACCCGTACGTGTACGTGGAGATCCACGGCATCCCGGCCGACTGCACCGAGCGCCGCACCAGGACGGTGATCCAGGACGGGGACAACCCTATCTTCGACGAGAGCTTTGAGTTCGAGATCAACCTGCCGGAGCTCGCCATGGTGCGCTTTGTGGTGCTGGATGATGACTTCATAGGGGACGAGTTTATAG GTCAATACACCATCCCTTTAGAGTGTCTCCAGCCTGGCTACCGTCATGTGCCACTCCAGTGTCTGACAGGAGAAGAGCTCCCCCACGCTAAGCTGTTTGTCCATGTGGCCCTGACCAATcgtagagggggggggaagcctCACAAACGGGGCCTGTCGGTGCGGAAGGCGCGGAAGGGAAGGAACTACACAGCTCTGAGGGACCTGGGGGTCCGGGCTGTGGACGAGCTTTTCAAGACGGTTGCTCCACTGCTGAGGGAGGCTACTGACCTGAGGGAAAATATGcag AACTCAGTGGCAGTGTTCAGGGAGCTGTGCGGAGTGTCCGCTGTGGCCAACCTCATGCAGTGCGTCCTGGCTCTGAGCTCCAGAGTGTCCGGACCAGACGAGatgcctctgctgctgtttgaccTCCGGGACCAGTACCCCGCCCTGGAGCCCCAGGGGCCTCTGCCCGACGTCCTCCGCCGGGTCGTCTCCACCTACGAGCTG ATGGTCCAGGCAAGCAGAGCAGTGGTGGATCTCTCCGATGGAATCTACGACAGGATCCTGCATATACAGACAACGG CGATGGAGTTTCATGAGAAGCTGCCGAGCCTGGCAGCGAAGGAGGGGCTGAAAGGTCGCAAGGTCAGCCGAGCGCTGGAAAGTTTCAGCTGGAACATCACTATCCTTAag